The following proteins are encoded in a genomic region of Serinus canaria isolate serCan28SL12 chromosome 15, serCan2020, whole genome shotgun sequence:
- the CLDN5 gene encoding claudin-5, whose amino-acid sequence MTSAAVEILGLGLGILGWVGVILACGLPMWQVSAFIDVNIVVAQTIWEGLWMNCVVQSTGQMQCKVYDSILALPPEVQAGRALTVIVALLGLVALMVTVVGAQCTNCIRPGKMKSRIVIAGGAIYILCGVLVLIPLCWFANIVISDFYDPTVPSSKKREMGAALYIGWAATALLLFGGCLICCCSCSQRDDTSLPVKYSAPRRPTSNGEYDKKNYV is encoded by the coding sequence ATGACTTCGGCGGCGGTGGAAATtttggggctgggactgggcatcctgggctgggtgggggtgATCCTGGCCTGCGGGTTGCCCATGTGGCAGGTGTCGGCCTTCATCGACGTGAACATCGTGGTGGCGCAGACCatctgggaagggctgtggatGAACTGCGTGGTGCAGAGCACGGGACAGATGCAGTGCAAGGTTTACGACTCCATCCTGGCGCTGCCGCCCGAGGTGCAGGCGGGCCGGGCGCTCACCGTCATcgtggctctgctggggctggtggcgCTGATGGTGACCGTGGTGGGCGCGCAGTGCACCAACTGCATCCGGCCCGGCAAGATGAAGTCCCGCATCGTGATCGCCGGCGGGGCCATCTACATCCTCTGCGGGGTCCTGGTCCTCATCCCGCTCTGCTGGTTCGCCAACATCGTCATCAGCGACTTCTACGACCCCACCGTGCCGTCGTCCAAGAAGCGGGAGATGGGGGCCGCGCTCTACATCGGCTGGGCGGCCACGGCCCTCCTGCTCTTCGGGGGCTGcctcatctgctgctgctcctgctcccagcgCGACGACACCTCCCTCCCCGTCAAGTACTCGGCGCCGCGGCGGCCCACGTCCAACGGCGAGTACGACAAGAAGAATTACGTCTGA